A portion of the Meriones unguiculatus strain TT.TT164.6M chromosome 14, Bangor_MerUng_6.1, whole genome shotgun sequence genome contains these proteins:
- the LOC110566021 gene encoding LOW QUALITY PROTEIN: olfactory receptor 51A7-like (The sequence of the model RefSeq protein was modified relative to this genomic sequence to represent the inferred CDS: substituted 1 base at 1 genomic stop codon), translating to MLVKSSIMPVLNSSEVEITTFFLIGIPGLEHAHVWFSIPICLMYLVAILGNCTILFVIRTEPSLHAPMYYFLSMLAISDLGLSLSSFPTMLRIFVFNATGISPNAXFAQEFFIHGFTDMESSVLLIMSFDRFLAIRNPLRYSSILTSVRVAKMGLVFLIKSMLLVLPFLFTLKRLAYCRKSLLSHSYCLHQDVMKLACSDNTVNFFYGFFVALCMMSDSMFIAVSYVFILKTVMGIGSHKERLKALNTCVSHICAVLIFYVTIIALASMHRFGKHRSPMAMILIADTFLLVPPLMNPIVYCVKTRQIREKVLGRLGLK from the coding sequence ATGCTTGTGAAGTCTTCCATCATGCCTGTTCTCAATTCTTCTGAAGTTGAGATCACTACCTTCTTCCTGATTGGAATCCCAGGCCTGGAGCACGCTCATGTGTGGTTCTCCATTCCGATCTGCCTCATGTACCTGGTGGCCATCCTGGGCAACTGTACCATCCTCTTTGTGATCAGGACTGAGCCCTCGCTCCACGCACCCATGTACTATTTCCTTTCCATGCTGGCTATCTCTGACTTAggcctgtctctctcctccttccccaccaTGCTCCGGATCTTTGTCTTCAATGCCACAGGAATCTCCCCAAATGCTTGATTTGCTCAAGAGTTCTTCATCCATGGCTTCACAGACATGGAGTCCTCGGTGCTCCTGATCATGTCTTTTGACCGCTTTTTGGCCATACGCAACCCGCTTAGATACAGCTCTATTCTCACGAGTGTAAGAGTTGCCAAGATGGGATTGGTGTTTCTCATTAAAAGCATGCTCCTAGTGCTCCCATTTCTGTTCACTCTGAAAAGGCTGGCATATTGCAGGAAAAGCCTCCTTTCTCACTCCTATTGTCTCCATCAGGATGTCATGAAGCTGGCCTGCTCGGACAACACAGTCAATTTTTTCTACGGTTTCTTTGTTGCACTCTGCATGATGTCTGACAGTATGTTCATTGCTGTCTCGTATGTGTTCATCCTGAAGACTGTGATGGGAATTGGATCCCATAAAGAGCGCCTCAAGGCCCTCAATACCTGTGTCTCCCACATATGTGCTGTGCTCATCTTCTATGTGACCATCATTGCTTTGGCATCCATGCACCGCTTTGGCAAGCACAGGTCACCCATGGCCATGATCCTCATTGCTGACACCTTCTTGTTAGTGCCACCTCTGATGAACCCCATTGTATACTGTGTAAA